Proteins from a single region of Ignavibacteriales bacterium:
- a CDS encoding gamma carbonic anhydrase family protein, protein MEKTGLETSKIQLASTGKLFPYQNLYPEIHSSVFLADGVKIIGDVKIGMDSSVWYNTVIRGDVHYIKIGDTTNIQDCSMLHVTNGKYPLNIGNKVTIGHSVKLHGCTIKNNCLVGIGAVVLDGAIVEEYSMVAAGAVVKPNFVVPVGKLVAGVPGKIIRDLTNIEMEEFEKSALRYKHYTELTVESLLKTSK, encoded by the coding sequence ATGGAAAAAACAGGATTGGAAACCTCCAAAATACAGTTAGCAAGTACTGGAAAATTATTTCCTTATCAAAATTTGTATCCTGAAATTCATTCATCAGTATTTTTAGCCGATGGAGTAAAAATTATTGGGGATGTAAAAATTGGCATGGATTCCAGTGTGTGGTATAATACAGTAATCAGGGGAGATGTTCATTATATTAAAATTGGCGACACAACTAACATTCAAGATTGCAGCATGTTACATGTTACAAATGGAAAATATCCATTGAACATAGGAAATAAAGTAACAATCGGACACAGTGTAAAATTGCATGGATGTACAATAAAAAACAATTGCCTTGTTGGTATTGGTGCAGTTGTGTTAGATGGTGCAATTGTTGAGGAATATTCTATGGTGGCTGCGGGAGCGGTTGTTAAACCAAACTTTGTTGTTCCAGTTGGAAAATTAGTTGCTGGTGTACCTGGAAAAATTATAAGAGATTTAACTAATATTGAAATGGAAGAATTTGAAAAATCAGCTTTACGTTATAAACATTATACAGAGCTAACCGTTGAATCATTATTAAAAACATCAAAATAA
- a CDS encoding S41 family peptidase → MDLKKIKFPYIGIIVLAVGILLGIEIQKVISSDNLREGLRKFNDVLTYTNKYYVDSVDSQKLVDAAINGMMDSLDPHSVYIPAKNMEGIDEQFRGNFEGIGIEFQVVNDTLTVVSAISGGPSEALGIMAGDRIIKINKKECIGITNELVRQKLRGAAGTKVIVSIYRPGVKGINDYIITRDKIPLYSVDSHFMYDEKTGYISVSRFSETTTKEVVDALNDLQKKGMKRLVFDLRNNPGGYLTQAFQIADLFIDDDKMIVYTKGRKSEFNEEFHAKISYPYEKIPLIVLVNAGSASASEIVSGAIQDWDRGMVVGETTFGKGLVQKQLLLPDNSAIRLTISKYYTPSGRLIQRDYKDKKAYYSDVANRVEGEVDNLEHKVEKDSTKPIYKTKGGRIVYGGGGITPDYIVNSDKIQGYSVALRRANIYYQFVLAYMDKNGEQIKKKYLKNFQGFNKEFKFSDGDLNDLIKFSSSKNIEFNKEDFNKDKEFIRIQLKAYIARDLWKNEGWYQVLLGIDNQFKKAVNQFTEAEKLANL, encoded by the coding sequence ATGGATTTGAAAAAAATAAAATTTCCTTATATCGGAATTATTGTATTAGCTGTTGGAATTCTACTTGGAATTGAAATTCAAAAAGTAATTTCCAGTGATAATCTTCGTGAAGGTTTACGGAAGTTTAATGATGTTCTTACTTATACAAATAAATATTATGTAGATTCTGTTGATTCCCAAAAATTAGTTGATGCTGCAATAAATGGTATGATGGATTCATTGGATCCACATTCCGTTTATATCCCTGCTAAAAATATGGAAGGAATAGATGAACAATTCAGAGGAAATTTTGAAGGAATTGGAATTGAATTCCAGGTTGTTAATGATACACTAACTGTTGTTTCTGCAATCAGCGGCGGACCGAGCGAAGCACTTGGAATTATGGCAGGAGATAGAATAATTAAAATAAACAAAAAGGAATGTATAGGTATTACCAATGAACTGGTGAGGCAAAAACTTCGTGGTGCTGCTGGAACTAAAGTAATTGTTTCTATTTATCGTCCCGGAGTAAAAGGAATTAATGACTACATTATCACAAGAGATAAAATTCCACTCTATTCTGTAGATTCACATTTTATGTATGATGAAAAGACTGGTTATATAAGTGTTTCCCGTTTTTCTGAAACAACAACAAAAGAAGTTGTTGATGCTCTGAACGATCTGCAAAAGAAAGGAATGAAGCGTCTGGTGTTTGATTTAAGAAATAATCCGGGAGGATATTTAACCCAGGCATTTCAAATTGCAGATCTGTTTATTGATGATGATAAAATGATTGTCTATACCAAAGGACGAAAGTCTGAATTTAATGAAGAATTTCATGCCAAAATATCATATCCATATGAAAAAATTCCGCTCATAGTTCTTGTTAATGCAGGAAGCGCTTCGGCAAGTGAAATTGTTTCTGGCGCAATTCAGGATTGGGATAGAGGTATGGTTGTAGGTGAAACTACTTTTGGGAAAGGATTGGTTCAAAAGCAACTTCTGTTACCAGATAACTCTGCAATTAGACTTACAATATCTAAATATTACACACCTTCCGGAAGGCTTATCCAGAGAGATTATAAAGATAAAAAAGCGTACTATTCTGATGTCGCCAATAGGGTAGAAGGTGAAGTCGATAACCTAGAACATAAAGTAGAAAAGGATTCAACTAAACCGATATATAAAACTAAAGGTGGTAGAATTGTTTATGGTGGTGGAGGTATAACACCGGACTACATCGTCAACTCAGATAAAATTCAGGGTTATTCTGTTGCATTGAGAAGAGCAAATATTTATTATCAATTTGTACTTGCTTACATGGATAAGAATGGTGAGCAAATCAAAAAGAAATATCTAAAGAACTTTCAAGGATTTAATAAGGAATTTAAATTTTCTGACGGTGATCTGAATGATTTAATAAAATTTTCTTCAAGCAAAAATATTGAGTTCAATAAGGAAGATTTCAACAAGGATAAAGAATTCATACGTATACAATTAAAGGCATACATAGCACGCGATCTCTGGAAGAACGAAGGTTGGTATCAGGTACTATTAGGAATTGATAATCAGTTCAAGAAGGCAGTTAATCAATTTACTGAAGCTGAAAAACTTGCAAATCTATAA
- a CDS encoding DUF2795 domain-containing protein: MIWTVELASYLDDAPWPATKEELLDYTERIGAPIEVIENLQELEDSDEPYESIEDIWPDYPSDEDFFYSDDDDN; the protein is encoded by the coding sequence ATGATTTGGACAGTTGAATTAGCATCATATTTAGATGATGCACCTTGGCCCGCGACTAAAGAAGAATTACTTGATTATACCGAAAGGATTGGGGCTCCTATTGAAGTTATTGAAAACCTTCAGGAACTTGAGGATTCTGACGAACCTTATGAATCTATTGAAGATATTTGGCCAGATTACCCAAGCGATGAAGACTTCTTTTATAGTGATGATGATGATAATTAG
- a CDS encoding DUF494 family protein — translation MTAEFVEVLAKILDGLDKNFSLEEVNKKLSKEKSLNKQTISAAFSWLYDKKLNKFNGKFKLKRNNYRFLSNEEINFLGAENHNYISHLINVGLINASDLDSILDQLFLYPGETITKEEINWIILFSLVDFSEDVPPGSRFLLYSSDTIN, via the coding sequence ATGACAGCAGAATTTGTTGAAGTGCTTGCAAAAATACTTGATGGATTAGACAAAAACTTTTCACTTGAAGAAGTAAATAAAAAGCTTTCAAAAGAGAAAAGTCTTAACAAGCAAACAATTAGTGCTGCTTTTAGCTGGTTGTATGATAAAAAATTAAATAAATTTAATGGGAAGTTTAAATTAAAGAGAAATAATTATCGCTTTTTGTCAAATGAAGAAATAAATTTTCTGGGAGCTGAAAATCATAATTATATTTCTCATTTAATTAATGTTGGATTGATAAATGCATCCGATCTAGATTCAATTCTAGACCAACTTTTTCTGTATCCGGGTGAAACTATCACAAAGGAAGAAATTAACTGGATAATACTTTTTTCTTTGGTTGATTTCAGTGAAGATGTGCCCCCAGGCAGCAGATTTCTACTCTACTCTTCAGATACTATTAACTAA
- a CDS encoding peptidoglycan DD-metalloendopeptidase family protein, producing MNKFYYFSKSKLEFVEIKNLPKKFALSVIISTFILLGVLIGGYSIVNSFSNSGSEIDNLRSENKELSKKYSEIVSLYKEISGDLDSLSKSNDDLRIAADLPPISAEEKILGTGGNAFDNLLSIVKGSSKINIDEIQSFINGVQKKIEFEKNNYLNISSKLKENKKFYAAMPAIKPTTGTLGLHGFGMRMHPILGINRMHEGVDILTNVGTPVKVTGSGNVDFVGYKGGLGLCIEIDHGFGYRTIYGHLSATEVSVGQKVSRGQIIAKTGNTGLSSGPHLHYEVQHNGIKQNPIDFIFDDLEAFDLTRKN from the coding sequence ATGAATAAATTTTATTACTTTTCCAAATCAAAATTAGAATTCGTTGAAATTAAGAATTTACCGAAAAAGTTCGCTTTATCGGTTATAATTTCAACTTTTATCCTTTTGGGTGTACTCATTGGTGGATATTCTATAGTAAACTCATTCTCTAATTCTGGTTCCGAAATTGATAATTTAAGATCAGAAAATAAAGAATTAAGTAAAAAATACTCTGAGATAGTTTCTTTGTATAAAGAAATTAGTGGAGATTTAGATAGTTTATCAAAATCAAATGATGATTTGCGAATTGCCGCAGATTTACCACCCATTTCTGCTGAAGAAAAAATATTAGGAACAGGTGGTAATGCTTTTGATAATTTACTTTCAATTGTTAAAGGAAGTTCTAAAATCAATATTGATGAAATTCAATCGTTTATAAACGGTGTACAGAAAAAAATAGAGTTTGAAAAGAATAATTATTTAAATATTTCAAGCAAGTTAAAAGAAAATAAAAAATTCTATGCTGCAATGCCCGCCATTAAACCAACAACTGGCACTTTGGGATTACATGGATTTGGAATGAGAATGCATCCCATACTTGGAATTAATCGAATGCACGAAGGTGTTGACATTCTTACTAATGTTGGAACACCAGTTAAAGTTACAGGATCTGGTAATGTTGATTTTGTTGGTTATAAAGGTGGTTTAGGTCTTTGTATTGAAATTGATCATGGTTTTGGATATAGAACAATTTATGGTCACCTTTCAGCTACGGAGGTTAGTGTTGGTCAAAAAGTTTCCAGAGGGCAAATTATAGCTAAGACCGGTAATACTGGTTTATCAAGTGGTCCGCATTTACATTATGAAGTACAACATAATGGTATTAAACAAAATCCAATTGATTTTATTTTTGATGATCTTGAAGCATTTGATCTAACGAGAAAAAATTAG
- a CDS encoding MBL fold metallo-hydrolase, translating into MIVKFWGTRGSIPVPGATTIKYGGNTPCVQIITKENECIILDAGTGIRQLGNHLVKENQFKRLSILISHNHWDHIQGIPFFLPLFRKEFSVDFYSNPESGINSESVVDALMNPTFFPVDKEIFNAKISYNSIYASQIFTIGNTSIETIKVNHSNGTLAFKITEGDNSVVYMTDNEIKYDKQNDSIDVNSLNILNNDLIKFCKNCTYLIHDSMYTVEDYKNKLGWGHSNNISAGYLALIGDVKNLVLFHFDPDYTDEVIDILFFETKNHFEINNSKINCIASWEGLELEI; encoded by the coding sequence ATGATTGTTAAATTTTGGGGAACAAGAGGTTCTATACCAGTACCTGGAGCAACAACCATAAAGTATGGTGGTAATACTCCCTGTGTTCAAATTATAACAAAGGAAAATGAATGTATTATTTTAGATGCGGGTACCGGTATTAGGCAATTAGGAAATCACTTGGTTAAAGAAAATCAATTTAAACGGCTTAGTATTCTCATTTCACATAATCATTGGGATCATATACAGGGAATTCCTTTTTTTCTTCCATTGTTCAGAAAAGAATTTTCTGTAGATTTTTATTCTAATCCAGAAAGTGGAATAAACTCAGAATCAGTTGTTGATGCACTTATGAATCCCACTTTTTTTCCTGTAGATAAAGAAATATTCAATGCAAAAATCTCATACAATTCCATTTATGCCAGTCAAATATTTACAATTGGCAACACTTCAATTGAAACAATAAAAGTTAACCATTCAAATGGAACGCTTGCTTTTAAAATTACGGAAGGTGATAATTCAGTTGTTTACATGACCGATAATGAAATCAAATATGATAAACAAAATGATTCAATTGATGTTAACAGTTTAAATATTTTAAATAATGACCTGATCAAATTTTGTAAAAATTGTACTTACCTGATTCATGATTCAATGTATACTGTAGAGGATTATAAAAATAAACTTGGATGGGGGCATTCAAATAATATATCTGCGGGTTATCTTGCGCTTATAGGTGATGTAAAAAACTTAGTTCTATTCCACTTCGATCCAGATTACACTGATGAAGTTATCGATATATTGTTTTTTGAAACAAAAAATCATTTTGAAATAAATAATTCAAAAATTAATTGCATTGCTTCCTGGGAAGGACTTGAATTAGAAATCTAA
- a CDS encoding DUF3108 domain-containing protein → MKTIKNILLIILFFYFSGFSDRSFLSESNSSTRNIPKEMQVNEDITYVVKFGFIKLGEVRLVILEKKDNKGQAFFKSKAYIDSYGGIPFVSIHQIYESNFTSDQYSTYFRATEKEKNYIKFTEYFFKYEKNRLEVKKGKFNPYQMWTDSTTKITKKFQDGLSLFYFARLNTGQIKTVNIPCFVTEKFETTVINFYNNIEKIEIDAVDYDIACVKLDGYTTFKSIYGLTGEFEGWFTNDKYAVPTIARMKVYIGSVALELKKWKKQDWKPPKYS, encoded by the coding sequence ATGAAAACAATAAAAAATATTTTGTTGATAATTCTGTTTTTTTATTTTTCTGGTTTTAGTGACAGATCATTTTTAAGTGAGTCCAATTCTTCAACCAGAAATATTCCAAAAGAAATGCAGGTAAATGAAGATATTACTTATGTAGTTAAGTTCGGCTTTATTAAACTTGGAGAAGTTCGTTTAGTAATTCTTGAGAAAAAAGATAATAAGGGACAAGCGTTTTTCAAATCAAAAGCTTACATAGATTCATATGGTGGAATTCCATTCGTCAGCATCCATCAGATTTATGAAAGCAACTTTACAAGTGATCAATACTCAACTTATTTCCGTGCAACAGAAAAGGAAAAGAATTATATAAAATTCACAGAGTATTTTTTCAAATATGAAAAGAACAGACTTGAAGTAAAAAAGGGAAAGTTCAATCCGTATCAAATGTGGACTGATTCAACAACAAAAATAACTAAGAAATTTCAGGATGGGCTTTCTTTGTTTTATTTTGCACGTTTAAATACCGGTCAAATTAAAACGGTAAACATTCCTTGTTTTGTAACAGAAAAATTTGAAACTACAGTTATAAATTTTTATAATAATATAGAAAAAATTGAAATTGATGCAGTTGATTATGACATAGCTTGTGTTAAGCTTGATGGTTATACAACATTTAAGAGCATATATGGTTTAACTGGCGAGTTTGAAGGATGGTTTACTAACGATAAATATGCTGTTCCAACTATTGCAAGAATGAAAGTTTATATTGGAAGTGTAGCTCTTGAATTAAAGAAATGGAAAAAACAGGATTGGAAACCTCCAAAATACAGTTAG
- the topA gene encoding type I DNA topoisomerase translates to MSKNLVLVESPSKAKTINKYLGKDYHVEATIGHIRNLPKTKLGVDVEDNFKPQLVNIRGKGDIIKKIKSLASKSKNIFIATDPDREGEAIAQDIADVINGTTKAKIFRVLFNEITKNAVLKAIKAPLEIDTRLVTSQRARRVMDRIIGYKISPLLWKYIVSSSDNALSAGRVQSVSLRLICEREEEIANFIQTEYWAIWAIFRTDKNETFKAKLAEIDGKNIRLQPKPVMSDEDWQEFLKVNFAINNETTAQELLEEVESKKEFVISDIIKKEGRRNAPPPFITSSLQSEASKSLRYRPRQTMQLAQNLYEGIDLGNEGLVGLISYMRTDSTRISSEILTDLREYIVATYGEKYLPETVKSFEKKNDTNVQDAHEAIRPTSLKYTPEFVKPFLEPKQFRLYELIWKRFVASQMNSAIVETTTVEVRADKFLFKASGTAIKFDGFMQIYDEQNEESNGKDEGENDLIPSGLEQNQKVELNDLHKTQHFTKPPARYSESSLIKELESEGIGRPSTYALIVTTIQDRNYVVTEERRLKPTDLGKRVNEILVKSFPDILNVNFTAKMEGELDSIAQGEIDYTTVLNDFYVPFLKDLEKVELTVEKIYCEKCNSEMIMKVGRFGRFLACSNYPECKNIKSLKEMMGDKKDEVELTGDKCEKCGSNTVYRVGKFGRFIGCEKYPDCDFIKAITIDVKCPKCKIGDVTERVSKRRKVFYGCTRYPECDFVTWHKPVNGDCPNGDSTYMEKRYSSKKGEYLKCPTCGEEVIVEEKDQVTNDN, encoded by the coding sequence ATGAGCAAAAATCTTGTTTTGGTTGAATCACCTTCCAAAGCTAAAACAATAAACAAGTACCTTGGTAAAGATTACCATGTTGAAGCAACAATTGGACATATCAGAAATCTGCCTAAAACTAAATTAGGTGTTGATGTTGAAGATAATTTTAAACCGCAATTAGTAAACATTAGGGGCAAGGGCGATATAATTAAAAAAATTAAATCGTTAGCATCTAAAAGTAAAAATATATTTATAGCTACCGATCCTGACCGCGAGGGTGAAGCAATAGCCCAGGATATTGCTGATGTAATTAATGGAACAACTAAAGCAAAAATATTCCGGGTTTTGTTTAATGAAATTACTAAGAATGCCGTACTTAAAGCAATTAAAGCTCCACTTGAAATTGATACTCGCCTGGTAACATCGCAAAGAGCAAGAAGAGTGATGGACAGAATTATTGGTTATAAAATTAGTCCTTTGCTTTGGAAATATATCGTTAGTTCTTCGGATAATGCCTTATCGGCTGGTAGAGTTCAATCTGTTTCTCTTAGATTAATTTGTGAACGAGAGGAAGAAATAGCTAATTTTATTCAAACTGAATATTGGGCAATCTGGGCTATTTTCCGCACTGATAAGAATGAAACATTTAAAGCCAAGTTAGCAGAGATTGATGGTAAAAATATTAGATTACAACCTAAGCCTGTGATGTCTGATGAAGATTGGCAGGAATTCCTTAAAGTAAATTTTGCAATTAATAATGAAACAACTGCCCAGGAACTTTTGGAAGAAGTTGAAAGTAAAAAAGAATTTGTAATTTCTGACATAATTAAAAAAGAGGGAAGAAGAAACGCACCTCCACCTTTTATTACCAGTTCACTTCAATCAGAAGCTTCTAAAAGTTTACGTTACAGACCAAGACAAACTATGCAGCTTGCGCAAAATCTTTATGAAGGAATAGATTTAGGCAATGAAGGTCTTGTTGGTCTTATTTCTTATATGCGAACTGATTCCACCAGGATTAGTTCGGAAATATTAACTGATTTACGTGAATATATTGTTGCTACTTATGGTGAAAAATATCTACCCGAAACTGTTAAAAGTTTTGAAAAAAAGAATGATACGAATGTTCAGGATGCTCACGAAGCAATTCGTCCCACTTCTTTAAAATATACACCGGAATTTGTTAAACCATTTTTAGAACCAAAGCAGTTTAGATTGTACGAACTAATCTGGAAAAGGTTTGTTGCATCTCAAATGAATTCTGCCATTGTTGAAACTACAACAGTTGAAGTTAGAGCCGACAAATTTTTGTTTAAAGCTTCCGGTACTGCAATTAAGTTTGATGGCTTTATGCAAATTTATGATGAACAAAATGAAGAAAGTAATGGCAAGGATGAAGGAGAAAATGATTTAATTCCTTCAGGATTAGAACAGAATCAGAAAGTGGAGTTGAACGATTTACATAAAACTCAACATTTTACAAAACCGCCGGCACGTTATAGTGAAAGTTCATTAATAAAAGAATTGGAAAGTGAAGGAATAGGAAGACCCAGTACCTATGCGCTTATAGTTACAACTATCCAGGATAGAAATTATGTTGTAACCGAAGAACGCCGACTTAAGCCTACTGATTTAGGAAAAAGAGTAAATGAAATCCTGGTAAAGAGTTTTCCAGATATATTAAATGTTAATTTTACTGCTAAGATGGAGGGAGAATTAGATTCAATTGCACAAGGTGAAATTGATTACACAACAGTACTGAATGACTTCTATGTTCCTTTCTTGAAAGATCTTGAAAAAGTTGAATTGACTGTGGAAAAAATTTATTGCGAAAAGTGCAATAGTGAAATGATTATGAAAGTTGGAAGGTTCGGTAGGTTTTTAGCTTGCAGTAATTATCCTGAATGTAAAAACATAAAATCTCTTAAAGAAATGATGGGAGATAAAAAAGACGAAGTGGAATTAACAGGAGACAAATGCGAGAAATGCGGTTCGAATACAGTTTATCGGGTTGGAAAATTTGGTCGATTTATTGGTTGCGAAAAATATCCTGATTGTGATTTCATTAAAGCAATTACTATCGATGTAAAATGCCCTAAATGTAAAATTGGAGATGTTACAGAAAGAGTTTCCAAACGAAGGAAAGTTTTTTATGGGTGTACTCGATATCCCGAATGCGATTTTGTAACCTGGCACAAGCCAGTAAATGGCGATTGTCCAAATGGCGATTCAACTTATATGGAAAAAAGATATAGCTCTAAAAAAGGTGAATATCTAAAATGTCCAACTTGCGGCGAAGAAGTAATTGTTGAAGAAAAAGATCAAGTAACAAATGATAATTAA
- the raiA gene encoding ribosome-associated translation inhibitor RaiA yields the protein MNIQITSRKFKAKDSLKDFIEAEVSSLEKISDEILDVEVILSFQNNKDSVKDAEIILKVPHKILKATASTDDFNKSVSIVIEKLERQITRLKTKRIDNKRVEKIK from the coding sequence ATGAACATTCAAATTACTTCAAGAAAGTTTAAGGCAAAAGATTCCCTAAAGGATTTTATTGAAGCAGAAGTTAGTTCCTTGGAAAAAATAAGTGATGAAATTCTTGATGTTGAGGTTATTCTTAGTTTCCAAAATAATAAAGACAGTGTAAAAGATGCCGAGATTATTTTAAAGGTACCTCATAAAATTTTAAAAGCTACGGCATCTACGGACGATTTTAATAAATCAGTTAGTATTGTTATAGAAAAATTAGAACGGCAAATAACTAGATTGAAAACTAAAAGAATTGATAATAAAAGAGTTGAAAAGATTAAATGA
- the hprK gene encoding HPr(Ser) kinase/phosphatase: MIKIQNKHIVKKEHVTVDFLYKIVKDKFQLSLFTNTSGFDRKIYENHLHRPGLALAGFVELFSYTRVQIFGNTEMKYLNQLDEPARIETLKRIFQFDIPCIILTDGNNPFAEMIDLANDNNIPMFGTKYSTTKISFLISDFLDDQFASRVSIHGSFVDVYGIGILFIGKSGIGKSEVALDLVERGHRLVADDVIIVTKKGEGILIGSGTELVKHFMEVRGIGIIDVKSIFGVRSIRFQKRLEIIVELELWDDKQEYTRTGLEDKTANILDEEIPYIRLPIIPGKNITVIAEVIALNYLLKHYGYEPAKVLQKRLEEKIANKVKLEDRRFIDYFEHDFE; encoded by the coding sequence ATGATCAAAATCCAAAACAAACATATTGTAAAAAAAGAACATGTTACAGTGGATTTTTTGTACAAAATTGTTAAAGATAAATTTCAATTATCTTTATTTACAAATACTTCTGGATTTGATAGAAAAATTTATGAAAATCATCTTCACAGACCCGGACTTGCATTAGCCGGGTTTGTTGAATTGTTTTCATATACCCGCGTTCAGATATTTGGAAATACAGAAATGAAATATTTAAATCAACTTGATGAACCAGCTAGGATTGAAACTTTAAAAAGAATTTTTCAATTCGATATTCCCTGCATAATTCTAACTGATGGCAATAATCCTTTTGCAGAGATGATTGATTTAGCAAATGATAACAACATTCCAATGTTTGGAACGAAATATTCTACAACAAAAATTTCCTTCCTAATCAGTGATTTTTTAGATGATCAATTTGCTTCCCGTGTTTCTATTCACGGTTCCTTTGTAGATGTTTATGGTATTGGTATTTTGTTTATAGGTAAATCGGGAATAGGGAAGAGCGAAGTTGCATTAGATCTTGTTGAAAGAGGGCACCGGCTTGTTGCAGATGATGTAATAATTGTTACAAAAAAGGGAGAAGGCATTTTAATCGGCTCCGGAACTGAATTAGTTAAACACTTTATGGAAGTTAGAGGAATTGGTATAATTGATGTTAAAAGTATTTTCGGTGTTCGCTCTATAAGATTTCAGAAGAGATTAGAAATTATTGTTGAGTTAGAACTTTGGGACGATAAACAAGAGTACACGCGTACTGGACTTGAAGATAAAACAGCAAATATTCTGGATGAAGAAATTCCGTATATTAGATTACCAATTATTCCAGGTAAAAACATTACTGTAATTGCAGAAGTAATTGCATTGAACTATTTATTAAAACATTATGGTTATGAACCTGCTAAGGTTTTACAAAAAAGATTAGAAGAAAAAATTGCAAATAAGGTAAAATTGGAGGATAGAAGGTTTATTGACTATTTTGAGCACGATTTTGAGTAA
- a CDS encoding tyrosine-type recombinase/integrase, whose amino-acid sequence MIIKTGVEFFLDDIQKVRRYSIQTHRAYRNDLFQFVSFSNEHEKFEIEDVSEKLIRKYVMVLSESKLTTSSISRKLSSLRSLFDFLIKNDYVSSNPLSSIVGPKIKRNLPEVISYEEYQKIPEEIEKQKRITFQKKEEQNSSDTDNFKLIVAVLELLYGCALRVSEVCNLNYGDVDFTNNSIRVFGKGSKMRIVPIGKESISILKKYLITREQLVHKSPLLITTNNLRIYPRYVHRIVNKYLSKVSDIKKRSPHVLRHSAATHMLDRGADLLAVKEILGHENLSTTQIYTHVSIERLKQIYKQAHPKS is encoded by the coding sequence ATGATAATTAAAACAGGTGTAGAATTTTTCCTTGATGATATTCAGAAAGTTAGGAGATATTCCATTCAAACGCATCGGGCATATAGGAATGATCTCTTTCAATTTGTTTCATTTTCTAATGAACATGAAAAATTTGAAATTGAAGATGTTAGTGAAAAACTTATTCGAAAGTATGTTATGGTACTAAGTGAATCTAAGTTAACAACTTCATCCATTTCAAGAAAATTATCGTCACTAAGAAGTCTTTTTGATTTTTTAATAAAGAATGATTATGTTTCTTCAAATCCATTAAGTTCAATTGTAGGTCCTAAAATTAAAAGGAATCTTCCTGAAGTAATTTCTTATGAAGAATATCAAAAGATTCCTGAAGAAATTGAAAAGCAAAAAAGAATTACTTTTCAAAAAAAAGAGGAGCAGAACTCATCGGATACAGATAATTTTAAGTTGATTGTTGCAGTGTTGGAATTACTTTATGGTTGCGCTTTACGTGTTTCTGAAGTGTGCAATTTAAATTATGGCGATGTTGATTTTACAAACAATTCTATTAGAGTATTCGGTAAAGGATCAAAGATGCGTATAGTTCCAATCGGAAAAGAATCAATTTCAATACTAAAAAAATATTTAATCACACGGGAACAATTGGTGCATAAATCACCATTATTAATAACAACAAACAATTTACGAATTTATCCCAGATACGTTCATAGAATTGTAAATAAATACTTATCAAAAGTATCTGATATTAAAAAAAGGAGTCCACACGTTTTAAGGCACTCTGCAGCAACACATATGCTTGATAGAGGTGCCGATCTTTTAGCAGTCAAAGAAATATTAGGTCACGAAAATCTATCAACTACACAAATCTATACGCATGTAAGTATAGAGCGGTTGAAGCAAATTTATAAACAAGCTCATCCCAAATCATAA
- the ybeY gene encoding rRNA maturation RNase YbeY translates to MIKNFFVTVEKNLPGVNKQLVHKIVNILMEELNFTIQSMELNLISTQTIQVINKKYLKHNYPTDILTFNYSGSENNLEGEIFISVEEAKRNAKKFKCSFEQEIVRLIVHGFLHLIGYNDDKPSRRKKMEIIEDHFVAFFHLLINGKELIYDSRIC, encoded by the coding sequence GTGATTAAGAATTTTTTTGTTACTGTTGAAAAGAATTTACCTGGAGTAAATAAACAACTCGTACATAAGATTGTGAATATATTGATGGAAGAATTAAATTTTACTATTCAGTCAATGGAATTAAATTTAATATCAACACAAACTATTCAGGTTATAAATAAAAAATATCTTAAACATAATTACCCGACAGATATTCTGACATTTAATTATTCTGGTTCTGAAAATAATTTAGAAGGCGAGATATTCATTTCGGTTGAAGAAGCAAAACGCAACGCAAAAAAATTTAAGTGTTCATTTGAGCAAGAAATTGTTAGATTAATTGTGCACGGTTTTCTTCATTTAATTGGTTACAATGATGATAAACCAAGTAGAAGAAAAAAAATGGAAATAATAGAAGATCATTTTGTTGCTTTTTTTCATCTTTTAATAAATGGTAAAGAATTGATATATGACAGCAGAATTTGTTGA